In the genome of Bacillus thuringiensis, the window ATGCCTCCAAGTACTAAGAAAATAATGCCTCCTGTACTTAAATTCTCAGCTAACGGTGCAAAGAATAAAACAATTAACCAACCCATCGTAATATAAATTGCTGTCGATAACCATCTTGGACAATTAAACCAAAACATTTTAAATACAATGCCACAAATCGCAGTTGCATAGACTAAACAAAATAATAGTAAACCACTTGCTGAATTTAATGTAATCAAGCAAAAGGGTGCATATGTACCTGCAATTAATATAAAAATCATAGAATGATCTAGCTTCCTAAAGAAGTAAATAACACGTTCATTGGCCACAACACTATGATACACAGCTGACGCCGTATAAAGGACCATCATTCCAATACCAAACAAAATAACAGCTGTAATTGCAGCAAATGATGGCATCTTAATAGAAACTTTCACAAGCATAGCTAATAAGGCAATAAATGATAATATCGCTCCACCTAAGTGAGTAAATGCGTTAACTGGTTCCCTTACATAAGTATTCATAATAACACCCCTCATATAATTACATGTAGTTTTGATAACTACATGTAATTATATACACATTTCTTTTTAAGGTCAACATTTACAATTCATTTGTTTCGTAATACCATATTTAAAGATATATTAAACATTAAGTTCCACTAAGTTATAAAAGTGAGGGATTCTACGTGGAAAATATAAATGAATTACTTGAGACATTACATTTAGAAAAAAATATTAAACTTGAGGATATTCCAAATGTTGACTTATATGTAGACCAAGTTGTCCAACTATTTGAGAATACTTATGCAGATACAACGAGAACTGATGATGAAAAAGTATTAACAAAAACGATGATTAATAATTACGCAAAAGGGAAACTATTTATCCCTATCAAAAATAAAAAGTATTCAAAAGAGCATATGATTTTAATTAGCCTGATTTACCAATTAAAGGGCGCACTCTCCATTAACGATATAAAAAGTTCATTAGAAAATATAAATGACTCCTTATTAAACGATGATTCATTTGAATTAAATGCGGTATATAAAAATTATCTTACTCTTACTGAAAGCAATGTCGAAAGCTTTAAACAAGACGTAAATAAACGTGTTACAGAAGTAAATGAGATTTCTTCCTTAGAAGATACAAAGCTAGAAAAATTTCTACTACTAACATCCTTCGTGACTATGAGTAATATGTATAGACGTTTAGCAGAGCAACTAGTTGATGATTTGAAAAAATCATAAATAAAAAACTATCCACCTATTAAAGTGGATAGTTTTTTATTTACTTAATTGCCTCATGAACTTTTAATTGTTTCCCTTTAATCGTTGTAGTCTTCATGACTTTCAAGACAAGTGGTCCTTTTCCATTTAATATTTCAACGTAAGAAACGTTATCTTGTATCGTAATAATGCCTATATCTTCTGCTGTAACACCTTTAATTTTAGCAATTGTACCGACGAAATCTACCGCTCTAATTTTCTTTTTCTTCCCGCCATTAAAGTACAGCTTCATAATGCCTTTGTTTATGTCCGCATTTTTATCTTTCTTTATAATTGGTTTAGCATGTATCTTTTCTTCAAATGCAGCTTTCTCTTTCATAACTTCTTCTTTTGAAGGTCCAATTGCCTTTGGAATTTCAAAACCAATATAATCCTCAATCTCTTCTAAAAATCTATTTTCATATGGTGTTATAAATGTAATAGCTTTTCCACTATTTCCAGCTCGTCCCGTTCTTCCAGTACGATGTACATAGCTTTCTTTTTCAAGTGGAATATCATAATTAATAACATGTGTAATATTATCAATATCGATTCCTCTCGCAGCCACGTCTGTTGCTACTAAATAACGGAATTTCCCTTTTCTAAAATCATCCATGACTTCAAAACGATCTTCTTGTACCATACCACCATGTATTTTGTCGCAAGGATAGTTTGCTCGTTTTAACTGTCTATATACATGATCTACATTTTCTTGTGTACGACAGAAAATAATACAACTATCAGGATTCTCAATCGTTGTTACATCTTTAAGTAGTGAAAGCTTCTCGTCTTCTATCACCTCAAAAAGAGTATGTTCAATTTTATCCGTTGTAATCCCGGCCGCTTTAATTTCAATATGAATTGGTGAATTCATATATGTACGAGATAATTTTTCAACATCTTCTGGAAGTGTTGCTGAAAATAACATTGTCATTCTTTTTGTAGGTAATTCATCAATAATTGCCTCTACTTGATCGATAAAGCCCATATTTAGCATCTCATCTGCTTCATCAATAACTAAATACTTCAAACACTCTAAAGAAAGGGTACCCTTTTCAATATGATCCAACACACGACCAGGAGTCCCAACTACAATATGTGTCTTTTGCTTTAATTCTAATTTTTGACGTGCAAATGGAGATTTCCCATAAACTGCCGCAGCCTTAATCCTTTTGAATCGACCTATATTCGTAATATCTTCTTTTACCTGTACCGCAAGCTCTCTCGTTGGTGTTAAAACTAATGCTTGTGGTTTATTCTCTTCCCACTCCACCATTTCACAAAGTGGAATACCAAATGAAGCTGTTTTTCCACTTCCAGTCTGGGACTTCACAACAAGATCCTTCTTTTGTAATGCGACTGGAATAACCTCACCTTGTACTTCTGTTGGATGATCATATCCTAACCCAGTAAGTGCCCTTACAATTTCCTTACTTAATTTATAATCAGAAAAACTTTTTTTACTCATATATTAACCTCATTTTATTCTGTATTATTTTCTTTTTTATCTTTTGTATACGTTACTATCACCCTACTTATTATACTTGAAACCTCACATAAAAAGGTGGATCATGCCAGATTCATCTTTTTATATAGAAATAAACCTTATCATTTCATATATTGTTCAACTAATTGATAACATCTTTTGCTCGTATTGTTAGCATTAACCCTTTCATAGTACCCTCGCCCTACCAAAAAATAAAAAGAATACATACAACCTTGTGTAATTATCTCAATTTTTCAACCTTTCCCATAAACGAACAATACAATTGAAAAAACGTTTTAAATTCGTTTTTAACGTTGTTTTTCAGATATAAAATCTACTTTTTCAAAAAATGTTAAGAAATCCTTTGACTTCTTAATAAAAATAATGTAAATTATCCTATGGACGAACATTTTTGATTAATAAAAATAAAATATTCGTATTTTAGGGGTGTAAATGATGGAAAACGTATTCGACTATGAAGATATTCAATTAATTCCTGCAAAATGTATTGTAAATAGCCGCTCTGAATGTGATACAACTGTCACTTTAGGAAAACATAAATTTAAATTACCTGTCGTGCCTGCAAATATGCAAACGATTATTGATGAAAGAATCGCAACTTATTTAGCTGAAAACAATTACTTCTATATCATGCATCGTTTCCAACCAGAGAAACGAATCTCATTCATTAGAGATATGCAATCACGTGGATTAATCGCTTCTATCAGCGTTGGTGTAAAAGAGGACGAATATGAATTCGTACAACAATTAGCTGCTGAGCAACTTACACCTGAATATATCACGATTGATATCGCACACGGTCATTCTAATGCTGTGATCAACATGATTCAACATATTAAAAAACATTTACCAGAGAGCTTCGTTATCGCTGGAAACGTTGGAACTCCAGAAGCGGTAAGAGAATTAGAAAATGCTGGTGCTGATGCAACAAAAGTTGGTATTGGACCTGGTAAAGTTTGTATTACTAAAATTAAAACAGGCTTCGGAACTGGTGGTTGGCAGCTAGCTGCACTTCGCTGGTGTGCAAAAGCTGCAAGTAAGCCAATTATCGCTGATGGTGGTATTCGTACACACGGCGACGTAGCTAAATCTATTCGATTTGGGGCAACTATGGTAATGATCGGTTCTCTATTCGCTGGTCACGAAGAGTCTCCAGGGGAAACTATCGAAAGAGATGGCAAACTTTATAAAGAATACTTCGGTTCTGCTTCTGAATTCCAAAAGGGTGAGAAGAAAAACGTTGAAGGTAAGAAAATGTTCGTTGAGCATAAAGGTTCTTTAGAAGATACGTTAATCGAAATGGAACAAGATCTTCAATCTTCTATCTCTTACGCTGGTGGAACAAAACTAGATGCTATTCGTACTGTAGATTATGTTGTCGTGAAAAACTCGATTTTCAATGGTGACAAAGTATATTAATTCTTAAATTTAAAAAGAAGGAGAAGCATTTCTATGCTTCTCCTTCT includes:
- the guaC gene encoding GMP reductase; amino-acid sequence: MENVFDYEDIQLIPAKCIVNSRSECDTTVTLGKHKFKLPVVPANMQTIIDERIATYLAENNYFYIMHRFQPEKRISFIRDMQSRGLIASISVGVKEDEYEFVQQLAAEQLTPEYITIDIAHGHSNAVINMIQHIKKHLPESFVIAGNVGTPEAVRELENAGADATKVGIGPGKVCITKIKTGFGTGGWQLAALRWCAKAASKPIIADGGIRTHGDVAKSIRFGATMVMIGSLFAGHEESPGETIERDGKLYKEYFGSASEFQKGEKKNVEGKKMFVEHKGSLEDTLIEMEQDLQSSISYAGGTKLDAIRTVDYVVVKNSIFNGDKVY
- the trhA gene encoding PAQR family membrane homeostasis protein TrhA, yielding MNTYVREPVNAFTHLGGAILSFIALLAMLVKVSIKMPSFAAITAVILFGIGMMVLYTASAVYHSVVANERVIYFFRKLDHSMIFILIAGTYAPFCLITLNSASGLLLFCLVYATAICGIVFKMFWFNCPRWLSTAIYITMGWLIVLFFAPLAENLSTGGIIFLVLGGIFYTIGGFIYGTKPKWLEFKYMGHHEIFHVFVLLGSLAHFLSVYCYVI
- a CDS encoding DEAD/DEAH box helicase, with product MSKKSFSDYKLSKEIVRALTGLGYDHPTEVQGEVIPVALQKKDLVVKSQTGSGKTASFGIPLCEMVEWEENKPQALVLTPTRELAVQVKEDITNIGRFKRIKAAAVYGKSPFARQKLELKQKTHIVVGTPGRVLDHIEKGTLSLECLKYLVIDEADEMLNMGFIDQVEAIIDELPTKRMTMLFSATLPEDVEKLSRTYMNSPIHIEIKAAGITTDKIEHTLFEVIEDEKLSLLKDVTTIENPDSCIIFCRTQENVDHVYRQLKRANYPCDKIHGGMVQEDRFEVMDDFRKGKFRYLVATDVAARGIDIDNITHVINYDIPLEKESYVHRTGRTGRAGNSGKAITFITPYENRFLEEIEDYIGFEIPKAIGPSKEEVMKEKAAFEEKIHAKPIIKKDKNADINKGIMKLYFNGGKKKKIRAVDFVGTIAKIKGVTAEDIGIITIQDNVSYVEILNGKGPLVLKVMKTTTIKGKQLKVHEAIK
- a CDS encoding DUF1836 domain-containing protein; translation: MENINELLETLHLEKNIKLEDIPNVDLYVDQVVQLFENTYADTTRTDDEKVLTKTMINNYAKGKLFIPIKNKKYSKEHMILISLIYQLKGALSINDIKSSLENINDSLLNDDSFELNAVYKNYLTLTESNVESFKQDVNKRVTEVNEISSLEDTKLEKFLLLTSFVTMSNMYRRLAEQLVDDLKKS